In Alligator mississippiensis isolate rAllMis1 chromosome 10, rAllMis1, whole genome shotgun sequence, one DNA window encodes the following:
- the RIPOR1 gene encoding rho family-interacting cell polarization regulator 1 isoform X4, whose amino-acid sequence MSLSVRPQRRVLAARINRSQSFAGVNSTQDKAFRNLPAFSTPTVSRKSGSRVSRMFSMSHKSPPPKVPQPDRLDEVYEALKKGLTAYLEVHQLELEKLSTQIRESKRNSRLGFLYDLDKQVKSIERFLRRLEFHASKIDELYEAYCIQRRLRDGAHNMVKAYTAASPGSREARESLAEASKGYKEYTENMCLLESELESQLGEFHVKMKGLAGFARLCAGDQYEIFMKYGRQRWKLKGRIEVNGKQVWDSEEMVFLPLITEFLSIKVTELKSLANHVVVGNVSCETKDLFAALPQVVAVDINDLGTIKLSLEVTWNPFDKDDQPSAASTVNKASTVNKRFSTYNQSPPDTPSLREQAFYSTARAATNKHRWSLLDIFRETLLEKLSRSCSCSDVSSVELGRCPRQGSNMLRRQEELENGTAWSISSESSDDSSSPQLSGSTRHASHKPIVQPEVQASAPAIEISFSQQEEAGAGTPAVAEPPNQQEEPCCVRKEVVANGHVPYSRTLSQISEASVDAAMDGRELQDTGGASAHVQEASPASEDSSARELPLLEINSLPGASNPMPETRVRKDRGQEAKPRAAVSWAEACVPILVQPETALCQALAPQGCKADPSQPVVLKQVLEEERPTPVPAEVPRVKPVDSGLDEAISSLSSALDDYRGQFPELQPLERELKRLEEILMHKQGVFLSRASSMSLTVEHALESFSFLNTSDMDDSECSEEEGGRSERKAGGARAGDGALGTYEVMAEDTGICSGSEGSTDPMSTGNEFLDRALVLHLNNCNLLLLKLGTFGPLRCREMYALDKLMREAQVLEVVCQLTEEKSGAAGTAMEVVQFSTRKEGVLPFWDRCVELPNVYTCPVERFLQALSAQYTVPISERQLGLADSVCVKLVEDVLDRRLPKRPGSSHGEQVTIFQYWSYFESFSIESLDSYVMELAEEVLLAQNLNSDDQDVVLKALKRVPESRLKKEGLKALSSLLVEGNSKVISAVSAQLRSLAENPRFRERALVCYLEQLEDEEVQTRIGGCAALGCLKAKESIEQLVYLCQTDKEDVREAAKQSLMLCGEDGKSAHRRLEETLDSLPRIFAPGSMASTAF is encoded by the exons GAACCTCCCTGCCTTCAGCACCCCCACGGTCTCCCGGAAGTCTGGCTCCCGAGTCAGTAGGATGTTCTCAATGTCCCACAAATCCCCGCCACCCAAGGTGCCACAGCCTGACCGACTAGACGAGGTGTACGAAGCACTGAAGAAGGGCCTGAC AGCCTATCTGGAGGTGCACCAGCTGGAACTGGAGAAACTCAGCACCCAGATCCGAGAATCCAAGAGGAATTCCCGCCTG ggCTTTCTCTATGACCTCGATAAG CAAGTCAAGTCAATCGAGCGGTTCCTGCGGCGGCTGGAATTCCATGCTAGCAAG ATTGACGAGCTCTACGAGGCATACTGCATCCAACGGCGGCTCCGCGATGGGGCCCACAACATGGTCAAGGCCTATACAGCTGCTTCCCCAGGCAGCAGAGAAGCACGTGAGAgcctggctgaggccagcaaagGCTACAAGGAGTACACAGAG AATATGTGCCTGCTGGAGAGTGAGCTGGAGAGTCAGCTGGGGGAGTTCCATGTGAAGATGAAAG GACTGGCTGGGTTTGCAAGGCTCTGTGCTGGGGACCAATATGAG ATCTTCATGAAATATGGGCGCCAGCGGTGGAAGCTAAAAGGGCGTATCGAGGTGAATGGGAAGCAGGTGTGGGACAGTGAGGAGATGGTGTTCCTGCCCCTCATCACAGAGTTCCTCTCCATCAAG GTGACGGAGCTCAAGAGCCTGGCCAACCACGTGGTGGTTGGCAATGTCTCATGTGAGACCAAGGATCTGTTTGCGGCACtgccccaggtggtggcagtggacatCAACGACCTGGGCACTATCAAGCTCAGCCTGGAGGTGACCTGGAA CCCCTTTGACAAGGATGATCAGCCTTCTGCTGCCAGCACGGTCAACAAAGCCTCCACTGTGAACAAGCGATTCTCCACCTACAACCAGAGCCCACCCGACACGCCCTCCCTGCGGGAGCAGGCCTTCTAT AGCACAGCACGGGCAGCCACCAACAAGCACAGGTGGTCTTTGCTGGACATCTTCCGTGAGACGCTCCTCGAGAAGCTGTCTCGGAGCTGCTCCTGCAGCGATGTCTCCTCAGTCGAACTTGGGAGATGTCCACGGCAGGGCTCT AACATGCTGCGGCGACAGGAAGAGCTGGAAAATGGCACAGCCTGGTCCATCTCGTCAGAGTCGTCGGACGATTCCTCTAGCCCCCAGCTGTCAGGCAGCACCCGCCATGCCTCCCACAAACCCATTGTGCAGCCTGAGGTACAGGCCTCTGCTCCCGCCATAGAGATTTCCTTCTCCCAGCAAgaggaagcaggagcaggcacCCCTGCTGTGGCTGAACCACCCAATCAGCAAGAGGAGCCATGCTGCGTCAGAAAGGAGGTGGTGGCAAATGGACACGTGCCCTACTCCCGGACTCTGAGCCAAATCAGCGAGGCCAGCGTTGACGCAGCAATGgatggcagggagctccaggacACAGGGGGTGCTAGTGCCCATGTGCAGGAGGCTTCTCCAGCCTCTGAGGACTCCAGTGCCAGGGAGCTGCCTCTTTTAGAAATTAactccctccctggggcctcaAATCCAATGCCAGAGACCAGGGTGAGGAAGGACAGAGGGCAGGAAGCTAAGCCCCGCGCGGCTGTCTCTTGGGCTGAGGCCTGTGTGCCCATACTGGTGCAACCTGAAACAGCCTTGTGCCAAGCCCTAGCACCCCAGGGGTGCAAGGCGGACCCAAGTCAGCCAGTAGTGTTGAAGCAGGTCTTGGAGGAGGAGAGACCAACCCCTGTGCCCGCAGAGGTGCCAAGGGTGAAACCTGTGGACTCTGGCCTGGATGAGGCCATCAGCTCACTGAGCTCAGCCCTGGATGACTACCGGGGACAGTTCCCTGAGCTGCAGCCCTTGGAGCGGGAGCTGAAACGCCTGGAGGAGATCCTCATG cacaaGCAGGGCGTCTTCCTCAGCCGTGCCTCCAGCATGAGCCTGACGGTGGAGCATGCGCTGGAGAGCTTCAGCTTCCTAAACACCTCTGACATGGATGACTCAGAGTGCTCGGAGGAAGAAGGTGGCAGGAGTGAGAG GAAGGCTGGTGGTGCCcgagctggggatggggctctAGGCACCTATGAGGTGATGGCTGAGGACACTGGCATCTGCAGCGGCTCTGAGGGAAGCACTGACCCCATGAGCACTGGCAATGAGTTCCTGGACAGGGCTCTGGTTCTTCATCTCAATAACTGCAACCTtctgctgctg AAACTGGGCACGTTTGGCCCCCTGCGGTGCCGGGAGATGTATGCCCTGGACAAGCTGATGAGGGAGGCACAGGTGCTGGAGGTCGTCTGCCAGCTGACAGAGGAGAAGTCAGGGGCAGCTGGCACAGCCATGGAAG TGGTGCAATTCTCCACCCGGAAGGAAGGTGTGTTGCCCTTCTGGGATCGCTGTGTGGAGCTGCCCAATGTCTACACCTGTCCTGTAGAGAGGTTTCTACAGGCACTCAGTGCCCAGTATACAGTGCCCATCAGTGAGCGGCAGCTGGGCTTGGCAGACTCAG TCTGTGTGAAGCTGGTGGAGGATGTGCTGGATCGTCGGCTGCCCAAGCGGCCTGGGAGCAGCCATGGGGAACAGGTCACCATCTTCCAGTACTGGAGCTACTTTGAGTCATTCAGCATAGAGTCCCTAGATTCCTATGTtatggagctggctgaggaag TACTGCTGGCACAGAACCTGAACTCAGATGACCAGGATGTGGTGCTGAAGGCATTGAAGCGAGTACCTGAGAGCCGGCTTAAGAAGGAGGGGCTGAAGGCCTTGAGCTCACTGCTTGTGGAGGGCAACAGCAAGGTCATCAGTGCTGTGTCTGCTCAGCTGCGCAGCCTGGCAGAAAACCCCCGCTTCCGGGAAAGA GCTTTGGTCTGTTACTTGGAACAGCTAGAAGATGAAGAGGTGCAGACACGCATCGGTGGGTGCGCAGCCCTGGGGTGTCTCAAG GCCAAAGAGAGCATTGAGCAGCTGGTGTATCTGTGCCAAACTGACAAGGAAGATGTGCGGGAAGCAGCCAAGCAAAGCCTGATGCTGTGTG GGGAGGATGGTAAGTCTGCTCACCGCCGGCTGGAGGAAACCCTGGACAGCTTACCGAGGATCTTTGCCCCAGGCAGCATGGCCAGCACGGCTTTCTGA
- the RIPOR1 gene encoding rho family-interacting cell polarization regulator 1 isoform X2 → MRGGAAAATYWHHSPRMNSKYKGRPSRSHSTMSLSVRPQRRVLAARINRSQSFAGVNSTQDKAFRNLPAFSTPTVSRKSGSRVSRMFSMSHKSPPPKVPQPDRLDEVYEALKKGLTAYLEVHQLELEKLSTQIRESKRNSRLGFLYDLDKQVKSIERFLRRLEFHASKIDELYEAYCIQRRLRDGAHNMVKAYTAASPGSREARESLAEASKGYKEYTENMCLLESELESQLGEFHVKMKGLAGFARLCAGDQYEIFMKYGRQRWKLKGRIEVNGKQVWDSEEMVFLPLITEFLSIKVTELKSLANHVVVGNVSCETKDLFAALPQVVAVDINDLGTIKLSLEVTWNPFDKDDQPSAASTVNKASTVNKRFSTYNQSPPDTPSLREQAFYSTARAATNKHRWSLLDIFRETLLEKLSRSCSCSDVSSVELGRCPRQGSNMLRRQEELENGTAWSISSESSDDSSSPQLSGSTRHASHKPIVQPEVQASAPAIEISFSQQEEAGAGTPAVAEPPNQQEEPCCVRKEVVANGHVPYSRTLSQISEASVDAAMDGRELQDTGGASAHVQEASPASEDSSARELPLLEINSLPGASNPMPETRVRKDRGQEAKPRAAVSWAEACVPILVQPETALCQALAPQGCKADPSQPVVLKQVLEEERPTPVPAEVPRVKPVDSGLDEAISSLSSALDDYRGQFPELQPLERELKRLEEILMHKQGVFLSRASSMSLTVEHALESFSFLNTSDMDDSECSEEEGGRSERKAGGARAGDGALGTYEVMAEDTGICSGSEGSTDPMSTGNEFLDRALVLHLNNCNLLLLKLGTFGPLRCREMYALDKLMREAQVLEVVCQLTEEKSGAAGTAMEVVQFSTRKEGVLPFWDRCVELPNVYTCPVERFLQALSAQYTVPISERQLGLADSVCVKLVEDVLDRRLPKRPGSSHGEQVTIFQYWSYFESFSIESLDSYVMELAEEVLLAQNLNSDDQDVVLKALKRVPESRLKKEGLKALSSLLVEGNSKVISAVSAQLRSLAENPRFRERALVCYLEQLEDEEVQTRIGGCAALGCLKAKESIEQLVYLCQTDKEDVREAAKQSLMLCGEDGKSAHRRLEETLDSLPRIFAPGSMASTAF, encoded by the exons GAACCTCCCTGCCTTCAGCACCCCCACGGTCTCCCGGAAGTCTGGCTCCCGAGTCAGTAGGATGTTCTCAATGTCCCACAAATCCCCGCCACCCAAGGTGCCACAGCCTGACCGACTAGACGAGGTGTACGAAGCACTGAAGAAGGGCCTGAC AGCCTATCTGGAGGTGCACCAGCTGGAACTGGAGAAACTCAGCACCCAGATCCGAGAATCCAAGAGGAATTCCCGCCTG ggCTTTCTCTATGACCTCGATAAG CAAGTCAAGTCAATCGAGCGGTTCCTGCGGCGGCTGGAATTCCATGCTAGCAAG ATTGACGAGCTCTACGAGGCATACTGCATCCAACGGCGGCTCCGCGATGGGGCCCACAACATGGTCAAGGCCTATACAGCTGCTTCCCCAGGCAGCAGAGAAGCACGTGAGAgcctggctgaggccagcaaagGCTACAAGGAGTACACAGAG AATATGTGCCTGCTGGAGAGTGAGCTGGAGAGTCAGCTGGGGGAGTTCCATGTGAAGATGAAAG GACTGGCTGGGTTTGCAAGGCTCTGTGCTGGGGACCAATATGAG ATCTTCATGAAATATGGGCGCCAGCGGTGGAAGCTAAAAGGGCGTATCGAGGTGAATGGGAAGCAGGTGTGGGACAGTGAGGAGATGGTGTTCCTGCCCCTCATCACAGAGTTCCTCTCCATCAAG GTGACGGAGCTCAAGAGCCTGGCCAACCACGTGGTGGTTGGCAATGTCTCATGTGAGACCAAGGATCTGTTTGCGGCACtgccccaggtggtggcagtggacatCAACGACCTGGGCACTATCAAGCTCAGCCTGGAGGTGACCTGGAA CCCCTTTGACAAGGATGATCAGCCTTCTGCTGCCAGCACGGTCAACAAAGCCTCCACTGTGAACAAGCGATTCTCCACCTACAACCAGAGCCCACCCGACACGCCCTCCCTGCGGGAGCAGGCCTTCTAT AGCACAGCACGGGCAGCCACCAACAAGCACAGGTGGTCTTTGCTGGACATCTTCCGTGAGACGCTCCTCGAGAAGCTGTCTCGGAGCTGCTCCTGCAGCGATGTCTCCTCAGTCGAACTTGGGAGATGTCCACGGCAGGGCTCT AACATGCTGCGGCGACAGGAAGAGCTGGAAAATGGCACAGCCTGGTCCATCTCGTCAGAGTCGTCGGACGATTCCTCTAGCCCCCAGCTGTCAGGCAGCACCCGCCATGCCTCCCACAAACCCATTGTGCAGCCTGAGGTACAGGCCTCTGCTCCCGCCATAGAGATTTCCTTCTCCCAGCAAgaggaagcaggagcaggcacCCCTGCTGTGGCTGAACCACCCAATCAGCAAGAGGAGCCATGCTGCGTCAGAAAGGAGGTGGTGGCAAATGGACACGTGCCCTACTCCCGGACTCTGAGCCAAATCAGCGAGGCCAGCGTTGACGCAGCAATGgatggcagggagctccaggacACAGGGGGTGCTAGTGCCCATGTGCAGGAGGCTTCTCCAGCCTCTGAGGACTCCAGTGCCAGGGAGCTGCCTCTTTTAGAAATTAactccctccctggggcctcaAATCCAATGCCAGAGACCAGGGTGAGGAAGGACAGAGGGCAGGAAGCTAAGCCCCGCGCGGCTGTCTCTTGGGCTGAGGCCTGTGTGCCCATACTGGTGCAACCTGAAACAGCCTTGTGCCAAGCCCTAGCACCCCAGGGGTGCAAGGCGGACCCAAGTCAGCCAGTAGTGTTGAAGCAGGTCTTGGAGGAGGAGAGACCAACCCCTGTGCCCGCAGAGGTGCCAAGGGTGAAACCTGTGGACTCTGGCCTGGATGAGGCCATCAGCTCACTGAGCTCAGCCCTGGATGACTACCGGGGACAGTTCCCTGAGCTGCAGCCCTTGGAGCGGGAGCTGAAACGCCTGGAGGAGATCCTCATG cacaaGCAGGGCGTCTTCCTCAGCCGTGCCTCCAGCATGAGCCTGACGGTGGAGCATGCGCTGGAGAGCTTCAGCTTCCTAAACACCTCTGACATGGATGACTCAGAGTGCTCGGAGGAAGAAGGTGGCAGGAGTGAGAG GAAGGCTGGTGGTGCCcgagctggggatggggctctAGGCACCTATGAGGTGATGGCTGAGGACACTGGCATCTGCAGCGGCTCTGAGGGAAGCACTGACCCCATGAGCACTGGCAATGAGTTCCTGGACAGGGCTCTGGTTCTTCATCTCAATAACTGCAACCTtctgctgctg AAACTGGGCACGTTTGGCCCCCTGCGGTGCCGGGAGATGTATGCCCTGGACAAGCTGATGAGGGAGGCACAGGTGCTGGAGGTCGTCTGCCAGCTGACAGAGGAGAAGTCAGGGGCAGCTGGCACAGCCATGGAAG TGGTGCAATTCTCCACCCGGAAGGAAGGTGTGTTGCCCTTCTGGGATCGCTGTGTGGAGCTGCCCAATGTCTACACCTGTCCTGTAGAGAGGTTTCTACAGGCACTCAGTGCCCAGTATACAGTGCCCATCAGTGAGCGGCAGCTGGGCTTGGCAGACTCAG TCTGTGTGAAGCTGGTGGAGGATGTGCTGGATCGTCGGCTGCCCAAGCGGCCTGGGAGCAGCCATGGGGAACAGGTCACCATCTTCCAGTACTGGAGCTACTTTGAGTCATTCAGCATAGAGTCCCTAGATTCCTATGTtatggagctggctgaggaag TACTGCTGGCACAGAACCTGAACTCAGATGACCAGGATGTGGTGCTGAAGGCATTGAAGCGAGTACCTGAGAGCCGGCTTAAGAAGGAGGGGCTGAAGGCCTTGAGCTCACTGCTTGTGGAGGGCAACAGCAAGGTCATCAGTGCTGTGTCTGCTCAGCTGCGCAGCCTGGCAGAAAACCCCCGCTTCCGGGAAAGA GCTTTGGTCTGTTACTTGGAACAGCTAGAAGATGAAGAGGTGCAGACACGCATCGGTGGGTGCGCAGCCCTGGGGTGTCTCAAG GCCAAAGAGAGCATTGAGCAGCTGGTGTATCTGTGCCAAACTGACAAGGAAGATGTGCGGGAAGCAGCCAAGCAAAGCCTGATGCTGTGTG GGGAGGATGGTAAGTCTGCTCACCGCCGGCTGGAGGAAACCCTGGACAGCTTACCGAGGATCTTTGCCCCAGGCAGCATGGCCAGCACGGCTTTCTGA
- the RIPOR1 gene encoding rho family-interacting cell polarization regulator 1 isoform X5: protein MGVEQRECDRPDTLSPFARSTGAPGTWRPSRSHSTMSLSVRPQRRVLAARINRSQSFAGVNSTQDKAFRNLPAFSTPTVSRKSGSRVSRMFSMSHKSPPPKVPQPDRLDEVYEALKKGLTAYLEVHQLELEKLSTQIRESKRNSRLGFLYDLDKQVKSIERFLRRLEFHASKIDELYEAYCIQRRLRDGAHNMVKAYTAASPGSREARESLAEASKGYKEYTENMCLLESELESQLGEFHVKMKGLAGFARLCAGDQYEIFMKYGRQRWKLKGRIEVNGKQVWDSEEMVFLPLITEFLSIKVTELKSLANHVVVGNVSCETKDLFAALPQVVAVDINDLGTIKLSLEVTWNPFDKDDQPSAASTVNKASTVNKRFSTYNQSPPDTPSLREQAFYSTARAATNKHRWSLLDIFRETLLEKLSRSCSCSDVSSVELGRCPRQGSNMLRRQEELENGTAWSISSESSDDSSSPQLSGSTRHASHKPIVQPEVQASAPAIEISFSQQEEAGAGTPAVAEPPNQQEEPCCVRKEVVANGHVPYSRTLSQISEASVDAAMDGRELQDTGGASAHVQEASPASEDSSARELPLLEINSLPGASNPMPETRVRKDRGQEAKPRAAVSWAEACVPILVQPETALCQALAPQGCKADPSQPVVLKQVLEEERPTPVPAEVPRVKPVDSGLDEAISSLSSALDDYRGQFPELQPLERELKRLEEILMHKQGVFLSRASSMSLTVEHALESFSFLNTSDMDDSECSEEEGGRSERKAGGARAGDGALGTYEVMAEDTGICSGSEGSTDPMSTGNEFLDRALVLHLNNCNLLLLKLGTFGPLRCREMYALDKLMREAQVLEVVCQLTEEKSGAAGTAMEVVQFSTRKEVCVKLVEDVLDRRLPKRPGSSHGEQVTIFQYWSYFESFSIESLDSYVMELAEEVLLAQNLNSDDQDVVLKALKRVPESRLKKEGLKALSSLLVEGNSKVISAVSAQLRSLAENPRFRERALVCYLEQLEDEEVQTRIGGCAALGCLKAKESIEQLVYLCQTDKEDVREAAKQSLMLCGEDGKSAHRRLEETLDSLPRIFAPGSMASTAF, encoded by the exons GAACCTCCCTGCCTTCAGCACCCCCACGGTCTCCCGGAAGTCTGGCTCCCGAGTCAGTAGGATGTTCTCAATGTCCCACAAATCCCCGCCACCCAAGGTGCCACAGCCTGACCGACTAGACGAGGTGTACGAAGCACTGAAGAAGGGCCTGAC AGCCTATCTGGAGGTGCACCAGCTGGAACTGGAGAAACTCAGCACCCAGATCCGAGAATCCAAGAGGAATTCCCGCCTG ggCTTTCTCTATGACCTCGATAAG CAAGTCAAGTCAATCGAGCGGTTCCTGCGGCGGCTGGAATTCCATGCTAGCAAG ATTGACGAGCTCTACGAGGCATACTGCATCCAACGGCGGCTCCGCGATGGGGCCCACAACATGGTCAAGGCCTATACAGCTGCTTCCCCAGGCAGCAGAGAAGCACGTGAGAgcctggctgaggccagcaaagGCTACAAGGAGTACACAGAG AATATGTGCCTGCTGGAGAGTGAGCTGGAGAGTCAGCTGGGGGAGTTCCATGTGAAGATGAAAG GACTGGCTGGGTTTGCAAGGCTCTGTGCTGGGGACCAATATGAG ATCTTCATGAAATATGGGCGCCAGCGGTGGAAGCTAAAAGGGCGTATCGAGGTGAATGGGAAGCAGGTGTGGGACAGTGAGGAGATGGTGTTCCTGCCCCTCATCACAGAGTTCCTCTCCATCAAG GTGACGGAGCTCAAGAGCCTGGCCAACCACGTGGTGGTTGGCAATGTCTCATGTGAGACCAAGGATCTGTTTGCGGCACtgccccaggtggtggcagtggacatCAACGACCTGGGCACTATCAAGCTCAGCCTGGAGGTGACCTGGAA CCCCTTTGACAAGGATGATCAGCCTTCTGCTGCCAGCACGGTCAACAAAGCCTCCACTGTGAACAAGCGATTCTCCACCTACAACCAGAGCCCACCCGACACGCCCTCCCTGCGGGAGCAGGCCTTCTAT AGCACAGCACGGGCAGCCACCAACAAGCACAGGTGGTCTTTGCTGGACATCTTCCGTGAGACGCTCCTCGAGAAGCTGTCTCGGAGCTGCTCCTGCAGCGATGTCTCCTCAGTCGAACTTGGGAGATGTCCACGGCAGGGCTCT AACATGCTGCGGCGACAGGAAGAGCTGGAAAATGGCACAGCCTGGTCCATCTCGTCAGAGTCGTCGGACGATTCCTCTAGCCCCCAGCTGTCAGGCAGCACCCGCCATGCCTCCCACAAACCCATTGTGCAGCCTGAGGTACAGGCCTCTGCTCCCGCCATAGAGATTTCCTTCTCCCAGCAAgaggaagcaggagcaggcacCCCTGCTGTGGCTGAACCACCCAATCAGCAAGAGGAGCCATGCTGCGTCAGAAAGGAGGTGGTGGCAAATGGACACGTGCCCTACTCCCGGACTCTGAGCCAAATCAGCGAGGCCAGCGTTGACGCAGCAATGgatggcagggagctccaggacACAGGGGGTGCTAGTGCCCATGTGCAGGAGGCTTCTCCAGCCTCTGAGGACTCCAGTGCCAGGGAGCTGCCTCTTTTAGAAATTAactccctccctggggcctcaAATCCAATGCCAGAGACCAGGGTGAGGAAGGACAGAGGGCAGGAAGCTAAGCCCCGCGCGGCTGTCTCTTGGGCTGAGGCCTGTGTGCCCATACTGGTGCAACCTGAAACAGCCTTGTGCCAAGCCCTAGCACCCCAGGGGTGCAAGGCGGACCCAAGTCAGCCAGTAGTGTTGAAGCAGGTCTTGGAGGAGGAGAGACCAACCCCTGTGCCCGCAGAGGTGCCAAGGGTGAAACCTGTGGACTCTGGCCTGGATGAGGCCATCAGCTCACTGAGCTCAGCCCTGGATGACTACCGGGGACAGTTCCCTGAGCTGCAGCCCTTGGAGCGGGAGCTGAAACGCCTGGAGGAGATCCTCATG cacaaGCAGGGCGTCTTCCTCAGCCGTGCCTCCAGCATGAGCCTGACGGTGGAGCATGCGCTGGAGAGCTTCAGCTTCCTAAACACCTCTGACATGGATGACTCAGAGTGCTCGGAGGAAGAAGGTGGCAGGAGTGAGAG GAAGGCTGGTGGTGCCcgagctggggatggggctctAGGCACCTATGAGGTGATGGCTGAGGACACTGGCATCTGCAGCGGCTCTGAGGGAAGCACTGACCCCATGAGCACTGGCAATGAGTTCCTGGACAGGGCTCTGGTTCTTCATCTCAATAACTGCAACCTtctgctgctg AAACTGGGCACGTTTGGCCCCCTGCGGTGCCGGGAGATGTATGCCCTGGACAAGCTGATGAGGGAGGCACAGGTGCTGGAGGTCGTCTGCCAGCTGACAGAGGAGAAGTCAGGGGCAGCTGGCACAGCCATGGAAG TGGTGCAATTCTCCACCCGGAAGGAAG TCTGTGTGAAGCTGGTGGAGGATGTGCTGGATCGTCGGCTGCCCAAGCGGCCTGGGAGCAGCCATGGGGAACAGGTCACCATCTTCCAGTACTGGAGCTACTTTGAGTCATTCAGCATAGAGTCCCTAGATTCCTATGTtatggagctggctgaggaag TACTGCTGGCACAGAACCTGAACTCAGATGACCAGGATGTGGTGCTGAAGGCATTGAAGCGAGTACCTGAGAGCCGGCTTAAGAAGGAGGGGCTGAAGGCCTTGAGCTCACTGCTTGTGGAGGGCAACAGCAAGGTCATCAGTGCTGTGTCTGCTCAGCTGCGCAGCCTGGCAGAAAACCCCCGCTTCCGGGAAAGA GCTTTGGTCTGTTACTTGGAACAGCTAGAAGATGAAGAGGTGCAGACACGCATCGGTGGGTGCGCAGCCCTGGGGTGTCTCAAG GCCAAAGAGAGCATTGAGCAGCTGGTGTATCTGTGCCAAACTGACAAGGAAGATGTGCGGGAAGCAGCCAAGCAAAGCCTGATGCTGTGTG GGGAGGATGGTAAGTCTGCTCACCGCCGGCTGGAGGAAACCCTGGACAGCTTACCGAGGATCTTTGCCCCAGGCAGCATGGCCAGCACGGCTTTCTGA